A single region of the Gammaproteobacteria bacterium genome encodes:
- a CDS encoding zinc ribbon-containing protein — YVERTGREYSSWFYIDTKLIEARLLDLITSVADKTSVQLAALAQRARESSTWHTGEITGPGALRCQNCGEILHFTKTSHIPPCPKCKGTSFVREKGEE, encoded by the coding sequence TACGTGGAACGGACCGGCAGGGAATACAGCAGCTGGTTCTACATCGACACCAAACTGATCGAGGCCCGCCTCCTCGACCTCATCACCTCCGTCGCCGACAAGACCAGCGTCCAGCTCGCCGCCCTGGCGCAGCGCGCCCGCGAGAGCAGCACCTGGCACACCGGCGAAATCACCGGCCCGGGCGCCCTGCGCTGCCAGAACTGCGGGGAGATCCTGCATTTCACCAAGACCAGCCACATCCCGCCCTGCCCCAAGTGCAAGGGGACGAGTTTTGTTCGGGAAAAGGGTGAGGAATAA
- the lnt gene encoding apolipoprotein N-acyltransferase, translating to MRFIHWPAERPLLADLFALFAGGTLVLAYAPYKLWPFAVLSPALLFLTWLKAGRARAAWRGYLFGLGQFGLGISWIYYSIHQFGAAVAPLAWFFTLLFVLAMSLYPMLVGWLAHRLSDGRAPAIRLLIIFPAVWVLFEWLRGWLFTGFPWLLLGQAQVVTWLGGSVPVGGEYLAGWLTALSAGLVVIMATGGIRRALLAGVVLVAIWAGSAGLGQIDWTRPAGKPIQVTLVQGNVPQQEKWNPAWYPRTLRRYREMTETNFGSTLIVWPETAIPSYFRDVDNDYLAPLANEVHSHGGTLLTGIFYRDEHNGEIYNAVVAFNPQPEFYFKRHLVPFGEYFPLKPLLGWAYKFFDVPMSNLSPGPGGAVLQAGKYPVGVSICYEDAFASEVRRALPKAQLLVNVSNDAWFGDSLAPHQHLEIARLRALETGRWLLRATNTGISAIINAQGRIVAEADQFKQEALQGEAVPMQGETPYTRFGNTPVILMLVLLVLGPWVWGRVRRED from the coding sequence GTGAGATTCATCCACTGGCCAGCCGAGCGTCCGCTGCTCGCCGACCTGTTCGCCTTGTTCGCGGGTGGTACGCTGGTTCTGGCGTACGCCCCTTACAAGCTGTGGCCGTTCGCCGTGCTCTCTCCCGCACTGCTGTTCCTGACCTGGCTCAAGGCCGGCCGCGCCCGGGCCGCGTGGCGCGGTTACCTGTTCGGGCTGGGGCAGTTCGGGCTCGGCATTTCCTGGATTTATTACAGCATTCACCAGTTTGGTGCCGCCGTGGCGCCACTGGCCTGGTTTTTCACCCTGTTGTTCGTACTCGCGATGTCGCTGTACCCGATGCTGGTGGGCTGGCTGGCGCATCGTCTGAGCGACGGCCGCGCTCCTGCCATCCGGCTGCTGATCATCTTTCCCGCCGTGTGGGTGCTGTTCGAGTGGCTGCGCGGCTGGTTGTTCACCGGCTTCCCCTGGCTGTTGCTGGGGCAGGCCCAGGTGGTCACCTGGTTGGGCGGCAGCGTGCCGGTGGGCGGGGAATACCTGGCCGGCTGGCTGACCGCGCTGAGTGCCGGCCTGGTCGTGATCATGGCGACCGGCGGTATCCGCCGGGCGTTGCTCGCGGGCGTGGTGCTGGTGGCGATCTGGGCCGGCTCGGCCGGGCTGGGCCAGATCGACTGGACCCGGCCGGCGGGCAAGCCGATCCAGGTCACGCTGGTGCAGGGCAACGTGCCCCAGCAGGAAAAATGGAATCCCGCCTGGTATCCGCGCACCCTCAGGCGCTATCGGGAAATGACCGAAACGAATTTCGGCAGCACCCTGATCGTCTGGCCCGAGACGGCGATCCCTTCCTATTTCAGGGACGTCGACAATGACTATCTGGCACCGCTGGCCAATGAAGTGCACAGCCACGGCGGTACGCTGCTGACCGGCATCTTTTATCGCGACGAGCACAACGGCGAGATCTACAACGCGGTGGTGGCGTTCAATCCGCAGCCCGAGTTCTATTTCAAACGCCACCTGGTGCCCTTCGGCGAGTATTTCCCTCTCAAGCCGCTGCTGGGCTGGGCCTACAAGTTCTTCGACGTGCCCATGTCGAATCTCTCACCCGGGCCGGGCGGCGCCGTGTTGCAGGCCGGGAAGTATCCGGTGGGGGTGAGCATCTGCTACGAGGACGCCTTCGCCAGCGAGGTCCGGCGCGCCCTGCCCAAGGCGCAGTTGCTGGTGAACGTGAGCAACGACGCCTGGTTCGGGGACTCGCTGGCGCCGCATCAGCATCTGGAGATCGCGCGCCTGAGGGCGCTGGAGACCGGGCGCTGGCTGCTGCGCGCGACCAATACCGGCATCTCCGCCATCATCAACGCCCAGGGCCGCATCGTGGCCGAGGCCGACCAGTTCAAGCAGGAAGCTCTGCAGGGCGAGGCCGTGCCGATGCAGGGCGAGACGCCTTACACGCGGTTCGGTAACACGCCGGTGATTCTGATGCTTGTGCTGCTGGTGTTGGGGCCGTGGGTGTGGGGAAGGGTAAGGCGTGAGGACTGA
- a CDS encoding transporter associated domain-containing protein has product MERLSLALSGEPRSREQLIELLHAAQRQDLLDIDAIGMVEGILHVSDMQVRDIMIPRAQMEVVERDMNLQQILPIIIDSAHSRFPVIGDSRDEVEGILLAKDLLRYFCDAYEESFDIDDIMRPAVFIPESKRLNVLLKEFRHGRNHMAIVVDEYGGVAGLVTIEDVLEQIVGDIEDEHDLIDDLLNILDHGDGRYTVKALTPLEDFNESFGTQFDTEDFDTIGGLVVNRFGHVPKRDEILTLDQLLIKVLRADKRRVHLIEVIRGDGQPAETP; this is encoded by the coding sequence ATGGAGCGCCTTTCGCTGGCGCTTTCAGGCGAACCCCGAAGCCGTGAACAACTGATAGAGCTTCTTCACGCTGCCCAGCGGCAGGACCTGCTGGACATCGACGCCATCGGCATGGTCGAGGGCATTCTGCATGTCTCCGACATGCAGGTGCGCGACATCATGATTCCGCGTGCGCAAATGGAGGTCGTCGAGCGCGACATGAATCTGCAGCAGATACTGCCGATCATCATCGATTCGGCGCATTCGCGGTTCCCCGTGATCGGCGACAGCCGCGACGAGGTGGAAGGCATCCTGCTTGCCAAGGACCTGCTGCGTTATTTTTGTGATGCTTACGAGGAATCGTTCGACATCGACGACATCATGCGTCCCGCCGTTTTCATACCGGAAAGCAAACGCCTGAACGTGCTGCTCAAGGAATTCCGGCACGGCCGCAACCACATGGCCATCGTCGTCGACGAGTACGGCGGTGTCGCCGGCCTGGTGACCATCGAGGATGTGCTCGAGCAGATCGTGGGCGACATCGAGGACGAGCACGATCTCATCGACGATCTGCTGAACATCCTGGATCACGGCGATGGCCGTTACACCGTCAAGGCGTTGACCCCGCTGGAGGACTTCAACGAGTCCTTCGGCACGCAGTTCGATACGGAGGATTTCGACACCATCGGCGGTCTGGTGGTGAACCGTTTCGGGCACGTCCCCAAGCGCGACGAAATCCTCACCCTCGATCAGTTGCTCATCAAGGTGTTGCGCGCCGACAAGCGGCGCGTGCATCTGATCGAGGTCATCCGCGGTGATGGCCAGCCTGCCGAAACCCCGTGA
- the ybeY gene encoding rRNA maturation RNase YbeY, whose translation MPDRHLTLLHVAIQHASEALVPDDEALERWARAAWLGEGETEVGIRIVDEAESAELNGQYRQKPNPTNVLSFPFEQPTNVEGAPYLGDLVICAPVVNREAQEQSKTQEAHWAHMVVHGLLHLQGYDHISEADAERMESLEIEILARLGYADPYE comes from the coding sequence ATGCCTGATCGTCATCTCACATTGCTGCACGTGGCGATCCAGCATGCCAGCGAGGCGCTCGTGCCGGATGACGAGGCGCTGGAGCGCTGGGCTCGCGCCGCATGGCTGGGCGAAGGCGAAACCGAGGTGGGAATACGCATCGTGGACGAAGCGGAAAGCGCCGAGTTGAACGGGCAGTACCGGCAAAAACCGAACCCGACCAACGTATTGTCGTTCCCGTTCGAGCAGCCGACGAACGTCGAAGGTGCGCCGTATCTGGGCGACCTGGTTATTTGTGCACCGGTTGTGAACCGAGAGGCGCAGGAACAGTCCAAGACGCAGGAGGCGCATTGGGCACACATGGTGGTGCATGGCCTGTTGCATTTGCAGGGTTATGACCACATTTCAGAGGCCGACGCCGAGCGCATGGAGTCGCTTGAAATCGAAATCTTGGCGCGGTTAGGCTATGCCGACCCCTATGAGTGA
- a CDS encoding PhoH family protein, with translation MEVHPASLSLELQPPDNTSLANLCGQFDEHLRLIERRLGVEINNRGYHFDVIGEPVAARLTADVLEYLYTLAGEQTLSTHDVHLALQSKGAQEAPDAYEPPAEDVTLRLRSGVVRGRTPSQMHYLQAIRSHDLNFGIGPAGTGKTYLAVASAVEALERDEVRRLVLVRPAVEAGERLGFLPGDLVQKVDPYLRPMYDALYELLGFEKVAKLIERSVIEVAPLAFMRGRTLNDAFIILDEAQNTSIEQMKMFLTRIGFGSRAVVTGDVTQVDLPHHQTSGLRHVIEVLKDVEGVSFTFFKARDVVRHPLVARIVQAYDGDSEGDA, from the coding sequence TTGGAAGTTCATCCCGCCTCTCTCAGCCTCGAGCTGCAGCCGCCGGACAACACCAGTCTGGCGAATCTCTGCGGGCAGTTCGACGAGCACCTGCGCCTGATCGAACGGCGCCTGGGCGTGGAGATCAACAACCGCGGCTATCACTTCGACGTGATCGGCGAGCCGGTGGCGGCACGCCTGACCGCCGATGTGCTGGAGTACCTGTATACCCTGGCCGGCGAGCAGACGCTCTCGACCCATGACGTGCATCTGGCGCTGCAGTCCAAGGGTGCTCAGGAGGCGCCTGATGCCTACGAGCCGCCGGCCGAGGACGTGACCCTGCGGCTGCGGAGCGGCGTGGTGCGCGGGCGCACGCCCAGCCAGATGCACTACCTGCAGGCGATCCGCAGCCACGACCTGAATTTCGGCATCGGCCCGGCCGGCACCGGCAAGACCTATCTTGCGGTGGCGAGCGCCGTGGAGGCCCTGGAGCGCGACGAGGTGCGCCGTCTGGTGCTGGTGCGCCCGGCGGTGGAGGCGGGCGAGCGCCTGGGCTTTCTGCCCGGCGATCTGGTGCAGAAGGTCGACCCGTATCTGCGCCCCATGTACGACGCACTGTACGAGCTGCTGGGCTTCGAGAAGGTGGCCAAGCTGATCGAGCGCAGCGTGATCGAGGTGGCGCCGCTTGCCTTTATGCGCGGGCGCACGTTGAACGATGCCTTCATCATCCTCGACGAGGCGCAGAACACCTCCATCGAGCAGATGAAGATGTTCCTTACCCGCATCGGTTTCGGCTCGCGGGCGGTAGTGACGGGCGATGTCACCCAGGTGGATCTGCCGCATCACCAGACCTCTGGCCTGCGCCACGTCATCGAGGTGCTGAAGGACGTGGAAGGGGTGAGCTTTACCTTCTTCAAAGCGCGCGACGTGGTGCGCCACCCGCTCGTGGCACGCATCGTGCAGGCTTATGACGGTGATTCCGAGGGCGATGCCTGA
- the miaB gene encoding tRNA (N6-isopentenyl adenosine(37)-C2)-methylthiotransferase MiaB: MTRKVFIQTHGCQMNEYDSGKMLDVLKASEGLEPTDNPEEADVILLNTCSIREKAQEKVFSQLGVWRPLKEHKPDLVIGVGGCVASQEGESLRARAPYVDIVFGPQTLHRLPEMVRQVREQHESVVDVSFPEIEKFDHLPEPRAEGPTAFVSVMEGCSKYCTFCVVPYTRGEEVSRPFDDVLAEVARLAEQGVREINLLGQNVNAYRGRMHDGDAARDGGGRTESGTEVEADLALLINYVAAVDGIERIRYTTSHPVEFSDSLIQAYAEVPQLVSHLHLPVQSGSDRILAAMKRGHTALEYKSKIRRLREVRPDISLSSDFIIGFPGETDADFEATMRLIDEVGFDQSFSFIYSPRPGTPAASLADDTPAGVKHERLQRLQARINEQAQAISRAMVGGVERVLVTGRSRKDETMLAGRTENNRVVNFAGDGALIGGFAEVRITEAMPNSLRGELVDAPAAAFA; the protein is encoded by the coding sequence ATGACACGCAAGGTTTTCATACAGACGCACGGCTGCCAGATGAACGAGTACGACTCCGGCAAGATGCTGGACGTGCTCAAGGCATCGGAGGGCCTGGAGCCTACCGATAATCCGGAAGAGGCCGACGTCATCCTGCTCAACACCTGCTCGATTCGCGAAAAGGCGCAGGAAAAGGTCTTTTCGCAGCTGGGCGTGTGGCGTCCGCTGAAGGAGCACAAGCCCGATCTGGTGATCGGCGTGGGCGGCTGCGTGGCGTCCCAGGAGGGCGAGTCCCTGCGCGCCCGGGCGCCATACGTGGACATCGTGTTCGGCCCGCAGACCCTGCACCGCCTGCCGGAGATGGTGCGCCAGGTACGCGAACAGCACGAGAGCGTGGTGGACGTGAGCTTCCCGGAGATCGAGAAGTTCGACCACCTGCCGGAGCCGCGCGCCGAGGGTCCGACCGCCTTCGTGTCGGTGATGGAGGGTTGCAGCAAGTACTGCACCTTCTGCGTGGTGCCCTACACCCGTGGCGAGGAGGTGAGCCGCCCGTTCGACGACGTGCTGGCCGAGGTTGCGCGCCTGGCGGAGCAGGGCGTGCGCGAGATCAATCTGTTGGGCCAGAACGTGAACGCCTATCGCGGGCGCATGCACGACGGCGACGCCGCCAGGGATGGCGGCGGTAGAACCGAGTCGGGAACAGAGGTCGAAGCCGACCTGGCACTGCTGATCAACTACGTGGCGGCGGTCGATGGCATTGAGCGCATCCGCTACACCACCTCCCATCCGGTGGAGTTTTCCGATTCGCTGATCCAGGCCTATGCCGAGGTGCCGCAGCTGGTCAGTCATCTGCACCTGCCTGTGCAGAGCGGTTCGGACCGCATCCTGGCGGCCATGAAGCGCGGCCACACGGCGCTGGAGTACAAGTCCAAGATCCGCCGCCTGCGCGAGGTGCGCCCGGACATTTCCCTGTCCTCGGATTTCATCATCGGTTTCCCGGGCGAGACGGACGCCGATTTCGAGGCCACCATGCGCCTCATTGACGAGGTCGGATTCGACCAGAGCTTCAGTTTCATCTACAGCCCGCGTCCCGGTACGCCGGCGGCCTCGCTGGCGGACGACACGCCGGCCGGGGTGAAGCACGAACGCCTGCAGCGCCTGCAGGCGCGCATCAACGAACAGGCGCAGGCCATCAGCCGGGCCATGGTGGGCGGCGTCGAGCGCGTGCTCGTCACCGGCCGTTCACGCAAGGATGAGACCATGCTGGCCGGGCGCACCGAGAACAACCGGGTGGTGAACTTCGCCGGTGACGGTGCATTGATCGGCGGTTTCGCCGAGGTGCGCATCACCGAGGCGATGCCCAATTCGCTGCGCGGCGAGCTGGTGGATGCACCCGCTGCGGCGTTTGCCTGA